In Amycolatopsis coloradensis, one genomic interval encodes:
- a CDS encoding NAD(P)/FAD-dependent oxidoreductase, which translates to MTTRIAIIGGGTGGLCLAQGLRKAGIDVSVHERSRTRIERLQGYRVHINPHGSAALHECLPSELWQRFLDTTGTTSGPFTFVTERLRDLMVIDSELTSSADPASDHHSVSRISLHQVLSDGLDGVLRHGKEFVGYRRAGEVVVCEFADGSTVEADLVIGADGANSRVRKQFLPEADRVDTGIIAIAGKHPLTDETRKRLPSRLTDGPSMVMPRTGAGLFSAPHELSGALSVDDETAEYDPVLFDNTSSYVMWAFAADRRRYPDDLSSLSGSALRSLVLDLIDDWAPAFKELVAGSPEGAVSRLPIFTSKPVDPWPTSNVTLIGDAIHSMTPFRGIGANTALRDAQLLCRNLVEARKTGAVRSAVADYEQRMRDYGFAAVRDSERSARQFVSENRAGRTMARGMFRFFQAVPPLKRKVFSDHGDS; encoded by the coding sequence TTGACCACGAGAATCGCGATCATCGGCGGTGGAACGGGCGGGCTCTGTTTGGCGCAGGGATTGCGCAAGGCGGGGATCGACGTGTCCGTCCACGAGCGCAGCCGCACCCGGATCGAACGCCTGCAGGGCTATCGCGTGCACATCAATCCGCACGGTTCGGCCGCACTGCACGAATGCCTTCCGTCTGAGCTCTGGCAACGCTTCCTGGACACCACAGGCACCACGAGCGGACCGTTCACCTTCGTCACCGAGCGGCTGCGGGACCTGATGGTGATCGACAGCGAACTCACGTCGAGCGCGGATCCCGCGTCGGACCACCACTCGGTCAGCCGGATCAGCCTCCATCAGGTGCTGTCCGACGGGCTCGACGGAGTTCTACGCCACGGCAAGGAGTTCGTCGGCTACCGTCGTGCAGGCGAGGTGGTCGTCTGCGAGTTCGCCGACGGAAGCACCGTCGAGGCCGACTTGGTCATCGGCGCCGACGGGGCCAATTCCCGGGTGCGCAAACAGTTTCTGCCCGAAGCCGACCGGGTGGACACCGGGATCATCGCCATCGCGGGCAAACACCCCTTGACCGACGAGACCCGCAAGCGTTTGCCTTCCCGGCTCACCGACGGCCCGAGCATGGTGATGCCGCGAACCGGCGCGGGGCTGTTCAGCGCGCCGCACGAGCTGAGCGGCGCCCTGTCTGTCGACGACGAGACCGCCGAGTACGACCCAGTCCTGTTCGACAACACCTCGAGTTACGTCATGTGGGCGTTCGCCGCGGACCGCCGACGCTATCCGGACGACCTGTCGTCATTGTCCGGGTCCGCACTGCGGTCCCTGGTGCTGGACCTGATCGACGACTGGGCCCCCGCGTTCAAGGAGCTGGTCGCCGGCTCGCCCGAGGGGGCGGTGTCCCGGCTGCCGATCTTCACTTCGAAACCCGTCGATCCGTGGCCGACGAGCAATGTCACCCTGATCGGCGACGCGATCCACAGCATGACCCCGTTCCGCGGCATCGGGGCGAACACCGCCCTCCGGGACGCGCAGCTGTTGTGCCGCAACCTCGTCGAAGCACGGAAGACCGGCGCGGTGCGCTCCGCGGTCGCCGACTACGAGCAGCGGATGCGGGACTACGGTTTCGCGGCGGTGCGCGACTCGGAACGCAGCGCCCGCCAGTTCGTGTCGGAGAACCGGGCGGGCCGCACGATGGCGCGAGGAATGTTCCGTTTCTTCCAGGCGGTCCCTCCGTTGAAGCGCAAGGTCTTCAGCGACCACGGCGACTCATAG
- a CDS encoding RecQ family ATP-dependent DNA helicase encodes MDTSTLRDRAETLLQSLAGEGARLRDDQWTAIEALVAHRRRALVVQRTGWGKSAVYFLATALLRERGNGPTVIISPLLALMRNQISAAARAGIHAATMNSANPQEWDQVQAAIAAGEVDVLLVSPERLNNPDFRDTVLPKLTATAGLLVVDEAHCISDWGHDFRPDYRRLRTLLKDLPDGVPVLATTATANDRVATDVAEQLGIGNGGDTLVLRGSLDRESLHLSVAKLPTSQARLAWLAEHLAELPGSGIIYTLTVAAAHDVAGLLTERGYPVAAYTGKTDPADRQAAEDDLLNNNVKALVATSALGMGFDKPDLGFVVHLGAPSSPIAYYQQVGRAGRGVDRAEVILLPGHEDKDIWAYFGSLAFPDELRVTQVLNALAYADRPLSTPALEPFVELSRSRLEMVLKVLDVDGAVRRVKGGWEGTGEDWRYDKERYARVSAARTNEQNAMLAYLETTGCRMEFLRKQLDDPEATPCGRCDNCTGKHWDITISDDVVDATRQRLRRPGVEVAPRKMWPTGMAGLDVPLSGRLPAGEQAETGQVVGRVTDVGWGTRLRELVGPAAADTELPDPVFQACIEVLKGWQWPERPVAVVEVPSATRPELVHSLATRLASIGRLEYLGAVASAGPPPRQANSAQRLADLWKRLSLPEDLSVRVAAADGPILLVDDLIDTGWTMTLSARLLRQAGARAVLPFALASTS; translated from the coding sequence GTGGACACATCGACTCTCCGGGATCGCGCCGAGACCCTCCTCCAGTCGTTGGCGGGCGAGGGCGCCCGCCTGCGTGACGACCAGTGGACGGCCATCGAGGCGCTGGTCGCGCACCGCCGTCGCGCGCTCGTCGTGCAGCGCACCGGCTGGGGGAAGTCCGCGGTGTACTTCCTGGCCACCGCGTTGCTGCGGGAGCGCGGCAACGGTCCGACGGTGATCATCTCGCCGCTGCTCGCGCTGATGCGCAACCAGATCTCCGCGGCGGCGAGGGCGGGTATCCACGCGGCGACGATGAACTCCGCGAACCCGCAGGAGTGGGATCAGGTCCAGGCGGCGATCGCGGCGGGCGAGGTCGACGTCCTCCTGGTCAGCCCGGAGCGGCTGAACAACCCGGACTTCCGCGACACCGTCCTTCCCAAGCTGACCGCGACCGCCGGCCTGCTCGTGGTCGACGAGGCGCACTGCATCTCGGACTGGGGCCACGACTTCCGTCCCGACTACCGGCGGCTGCGGACACTGCTGAAGGACCTGCCCGACGGCGTCCCGGTACTCGCCACCACCGCGACCGCGAACGACCGCGTGGCGACCGACGTCGCCGAGCAGCTCGGCATCGGCAACGGGGGCGACACCCTCGTCCTGCGCGGCAGCCTGGACCGCGAAAGCCTGCATCTGTCGGTGGCCAAGCTGCCGACGTCGCAGGCCCGGCTCGCCTGGCTGGCCGAACACCTGGCGGAGCTGCCGGGGTCCGGGATCATCTACACGCTCACCGTCGCCGCCGCGCACGACGTCGCGGGGTTGCTGACCGAGCGGGGGTACCCGGTCGCCGCCTACACCGGGAAGACCGACCCGGCGGACCGGCAGGCGGCCGAAGACGATCTGCTGAACAACAACGTCAAGGCGCTGGTGGCCACTTCGGCACTGGGCATGGGCTTCGACAAGCCGGACCTGGGCTTCGTGGTCCATCTCGGCGCCCCGTCCTCCCCGATCGCGTACTACCAGCAGGTCGGCCGTGCCGGGCGTGGCGTCGACCGCGCCGAAGTGATCCTGTTGCCGGGCCACGAGGACAAGGACATCTGGGCGTACTTCGGTTCGCTGGCGTTCCCGGACGAACTCCGGGTGACCCAAGTGCTCAACGCGCTGGCGTACGCGGACCGTCCACTGTCGACACCGGCGCTCGAACCGTTCGTGGAGCTCTCCCGTTCCCGGCTGGAGATGGTCCTGAAGGTGCTGGACGTCGACGGCGCCGTCCGCCGGGTGAAAGGCGGCTGGGAAGGCACCGGCGAAGACTGGCGCTACGACAAGGAACGCTACGCGCGAGTAAGCGCGGCGCGGACCAACGAGCAGAACGCCATGCTGGCGTACCTGGAGACCACCGGCTGCCGGATGGAGTTCCTCCGGAAGCAGCTCGACGATCCCGAAGCGACACCCTGCGGGCGCTGTGACAACTGCACCGGAAAGCATTGGGACATCACGATTTCCGACGACGTCGTCGACGCCACCCGGCAACGGTTGCGCCGTCCCGGGGTCGAGGTCGCGCCGCGGAAGATGTGGCCGACCGGGATGGCCGGGCTGGACGTCCCGCTTTCCGGGCGGCTGCCGGCGGGCGAGCAGGCCGAAACCGGCCAGGTCGTCGGCCGGGTGACCGACGTCGGCTGGGGCACGCGGCTGCGCGAACTCGTCGGCCCGGCCGCGGCGGACACCGAACTCCCCGACCCGGTCTTCCAAGCCTGTATCGAAGTGCTCAAGGGCTGGCAGTGGCCGGAGCGCCCGGTGGCAGTGGTGGAAGTGCCTTCGGCCACGCGACCTGAGCTGGTCCACAGCTTGGCGACGAGGCTGGCCTCGATCGGACGCCTGGAGTACCTGGGCGCCGTCGCCTCGGCGGGGCCGCCCCCGCGTCAGGCGAACAGCGCGCAACGGCTGGCCGATCTGTGGAAACGCCTCAGCCTCCCCGAGGACCTGTCGGTGCGAGTGGCCGCGGCCGACGGGCCGATCCTGCTGGTCGACGACCTCATCGACACCGGATGGACAATGACGCTGTCCGCGCGCCTGCTCCGCCAGGCCGGAGCCCGTGCGGTGCTGCCGTTCGCTCTCGCCAGCACCTCGTAA
- the obgE gene encoding GTPase ObgE, with protein MASRFVDRAVIHLAAGDGGNGCASVHREKFKPLGGPDGGNGGNGGDVLLVVDPNVHTLLDFHFRPHARAGNGKLGQGGNRAGAAGETLEMRVPSGTVVMTEDGEILADLVGPGTTFVAAQGGRGGLGNAALASKARRAPGFALLGEPGESRDLVLELRSVADVGLLGFPSAGKSSLISVLSAAKPKIADYPFTTLVPNLGVITAGSTVFTMADVPGLIPGASEGKGLGLDFLRHIERCAVLVHVVDCATFEPGRDPLSDIDALEEELARYTPSLGGDLADRPRVVVLNKIDIPDAAELAEFVRPELEARGLSVFEISTASRQGLKELTYALAAVVEKYRADQPAPEPAKVVLRPMAVDDAGFTVELDPEEEGAFIIRGSRPERWIRQTNFGNDEAVGYLADRLNRLGVEEVLARKGAVPGSPVTIGDVQFEWEPSTPAGVAVHLSGRGTDVRLENTSRIGAAERKEARRIRRDGPDGIEDEDEMDDE; from the coding sequence ATGGCGTCCCGGTTCGTGGACCGAGCGGTGATCCATCTGGCCGCCGGCGACGGTGGGAACGGCTGCGCCTCGGTGCACCGCGAGAAGTTCAAGCCCCTCGGCGGCCCGGACGGCGGCAACGGTGGCAACGGCGGCGACGTGCTGCTGGTCGTCGACCCGAACGTCCACACGCTGCTCGACTTCCACTTCCGCCCGCACGCCCGCGCCGGCAACGGCAAGCTGGGCCAGGGCGGCAACCGCGCCGGTGCGGCGGGAGAGACGCTGGAGATGCGCGTCCCGTCCGGCACCGTCGTGATGACCGAGGACGGCGAGATCCTGGCCGACCTGGTCGGCCCCGGCACCACCTTCGTCGCCGCGCAGGGCGGCCGTGGCGGTCTCGGCAACGCCGCGCTGGCCTCCAAGGCCCGCCGGGCACCCGGATTCGCGCTGCTGGGCGAGCCGGGAGAGTCCCGCGACCTCGTTCTGGAGCTGCGCTCCGTCGCCGACGTCGGTCTCCTCGGCTTCCCGTCCGCGGGCAAGTCGTCGCTGATCTCGGTGCTGTCGGCCGCCAAGCCGAAGATCGCCGACTACCCGTTCACCACGCTGGTGCCGAACCTCGGCGTGATCACCGCAGGCTCGACCGTGTTCACCATGGCCGACGTCCCTGGGCTGATCCCCGGCGCGAGCGAGGGCAAGGGCCTCGGCCTCGACTTCCTGCGCCACATCGAACGCTGCGCGGTGCTGGTGCACGTCGTCGACTGTGCGACCTTCGAGCCTGGGCGCGACCCGCTGTCCGACATCGACGCCCTCGAAGAGGAGCTCGCCCGCTACACCCCGAGCCTCGGCGGCGACCTCGCCGACCGGCCGCGTGTGGTGGTGCTGAACAAGATCGACATCCCGGACGCCGCCGAACTCGCCGAGTTCGTGCGCCCGGAACTGGAAGCCCGCGGGCTCAGCGTGTTCGAGATCTCCACGGCGTCGCGGCAGGGCCTGAAGGAACTGACCTACGCGCTCGCCGCCGTCGTCGAGAAGTACCGCGCCGACCAGCCCGCCCCCGAGCCGGCGAAGGTCGTGCTCCGGCCGATGGCCGTCGACGACGCCGGCTTCACCGTCGAACTCGACCCGGAGGAGGAAGGCGCGTTCATCATCCGCGGCTCCCGACCGGAACGGTGGATCCGGCAGACCAACTTCGGCAACGACGAAGCCGTGGGGTACCTCGCGGACCGGCTCAACCGGCTGGGTGTCGAGGAAGTGCTGGCACGCAAGGGCGCCGTACCCGGCAGCCCCGTCACCATCGGCGACGTCCAGTTCGAGTGGGAGCCGTCGACCCCGGCCGGGGTCGCGGTGCACCTGTCGGGCCGGGGCACGGACGTGCGGCTGGAGAACACCAGCCGGATCGGTGCCGCCGAGCGCAAGGAAGCCCGCCGGATCCGTCGTGACGGTCCGGACGGCATCGAAGACGAAGACGAGATGGACGACGAGTGA
- the proB gene encoding glutamate 5-kinase, translating to MSSTRVAIADAKRVVVKVGSSALTTAGDGLDVTRLDALVDAIADRVSRGTQIVLVSSGAIGAGLAPLSLGKRPRDLATQQAAASVGQLALAHAYAESFGRFSLTVGQVLLTSDDVVRRAHYRNAQNTFTRLLALGAVPVVNENDTVATEEIRFGDNDRLAALVAHLIGADALILLSDVDGLYDGDPRDGATRKIAEVAGESDVDGITVGMSSSGLGTGGMVSKLAAARTAAGAGIPVLLAAASEAARALTTAEVGTAFAAADSRLSARRFWLGYAAGASGKLHLDDGAVAAVVRRRRSLLAAGITGVDGDFQAGDVVDLVDLRQRTVARGVVAFDAGELPDLIGRSSHDLPAEQRREVVHADDLVPLRR from the coding sequence GTGAGCTCAACCCGGGTGGCGATCGCCGACGCGAAGCGGGTGGTCGTCAAGGTCGGTTCCTCAGCGCTGACCACCGCCGGCGACGGTCTCGACGTGACCAGGCTGGACGCTCTGGTGGACGCGATCGCCGACCGGGTCTCCCGCGGTACGCAGATCGTGCTGGTGTCCTCGGGCGCGATCGGCGCGGGACTCGCGCCGCTCTCGCTCGGCAAACGGCCGCGTGACCTCGCCACCCAGCAGGCCGCGGCCAGTGTCGGGCAGCTCGCGCTGGCGCACGCCTACGCCGAGTCCTTCGGCCGCTTTTCCCTGACCGTGGGCCAGGTTCTGCTGACTTCGGACGACGTCGTTCGCCGTGCGCACTACCGCAACGCGCAGAACACGTTCACCCGGCTGCTGGCCCTCGGTGCGGTTCCCGTGGTCAACGAGAACGACACCGTGGCCACCGAAGAGATCCGCTTCGGCGACAACGACCGGCTGGCCGCGCTGGTGGCTCACCTGATCGGCGCCGACGCGCTCATCCTTCTGTCCGATGTGGACGGTCTGTACGACGGGGATCCCCGTGACGGAGCGACTCGCAAGATCGCCGAGGTCGCCGGGGAGTCCGATGTGGACGGAATCACCGTCGGCATGTCGAGCTCCGGGCTCGGCACCGGCGGCATGGTCTCGAAGCTCGCAGCCGCTCGTACCGCCGCCGGCGCTGGAATCCCAGTCCTGCTCGCCGCCGCTTCCGAGGCAGCGCGCGCCCTGACCACCGCCGAGGTCGGCACGGCTTTCGCCGCTGCGGACTCCCGGCTGTCGGCCCGCCGGTTCTGGCTGGGCTACGCCGCGGGCGCATCCGGGAAACTGCACCTCGACGACGGCGCGGTCGCGGCCGTCGTCCGCCGCCGCCGCTCGTTGCTGGCCGCCGGGATCACCGGCGTCGACGGTGACTTCCAAGCCGGCGACGTCGTCGACCTGGTCGATCTTCGACAACGGACCGTGGCGCGCGGGGTCGTGGCCTTCGACGCGGGCGAACTGCCCGACCTCATCGGCCGCTCCAGCCACGACCTCCCCGCGGAACAGCGCCGTGAGGTCGTCCACGCGGACGACCTCGTCCCGCTGCGCCGTTAG
- a CDS encoding TetR/AcrR family transcriptional regulator has protein sequence MSEAAPRSPRRAPVERQRDPERTKKQLLEAAKAEFGAKGYAAARVSEIAAKAGVNKQLISYYFGGKEGLYNALTATMYDDYVAAADYEKPFAEVVRFFAQSGVRDHDLAKLFLWENLTDGAPDAVGVEGQRGFLQRQVEYVRARQAAGDFPADLDPAFLLVIFMAASSAALALPRVVRAVSGQDPASAEFAEAYGEQLARLVGHLADQGKR, from the coding sequence ATGTCCGAAGCCGCCCCACGCAGCCCTCGCCGCGCCCCCGTCGAACGCCAGCGCGATCCCGAGCGCACGAAGAAACAGCTCTTGGAGGCGGCGAAGGCCGAGTTCGGCGCGAAGGGCTACGCCGCGGCACGCGTCAGCGAGATCGCCGCGAAAGCGGGCGTGAACAAGCAGCTGATCTCGTACTACTTCGGCGGCAAGGAAGGGCTGTACAACGCGCTGACCGCGACGATGTACGACGACTACGTCGCGGCCGCCGACTACGAGAAACCGTTCGCGGAGGTCGTCCGGTTCTTCGCCCAGTCGGGAGTCCGGGATCACGACCTCGCCAAGCTGTTCCTCTGGGAGAATCTGACCGACGGCGCCCCCGACGCGGTCGGCGTCGAGGGCCAGCGCGGGTTCCTCCAGCGGCAGGTGGAGTACGTACGGGCCCGGCAGGCCGCGGGCGACTTCCCTGCCGACCTCGACCCCGCCTTCCTCCTGGTGATCTTCATGGCCGCGTCCAGTGCCGCGTTGGCGCTGCCTCGCGTCGTACGCGCGGTCTCCGGGCAGGACCCCGCGTCGGCCGAGTTCGCCGAGGCCTACGGCGAACAGCTGGCGCGCCTCGTCGGCCACCTCGCCGATCAGGGGAAGCGGTAG
- the argS gene encoding arginine--tRNA ligase: MLFGDVSEELARRVVDALRHVTDVEPPSALVRVSARDGIDYQCDLAMSLGKRLGKPPREIAADIVSRLDVADLAEPPEVAGPGFLNFTLRSSWLAERTTALNGDPRLGVAVTPRPRRIAIDYSSPNVAKEMHAGHLRSTVIGDAITRLARFAGHEVIPHNHLGDWGTPFGMLIEHLLDERPSGPYTIGDLNGFYRAARSKFESDDDFAARSRNRVVLLQSGDDETLSLWRRLVGESTRHFTQVYELLGIDLTGRDIYGESFYNPFLAAVVDDLTAAGLTEISDGAVCVFPDGFRNREGDPLPLIVRKRDGGYGYAATDLATLRYWTEQRGVSDLLYIVGTPQAQHFAMVFAVCRAAGWLHDEHRAEHVGFGSVLGEDGRAMKTRAGESVLLSDLLAEAVSHAADVIDGRGDLSPDAREEVAKAIGIGALKYADLSGDRERDYFFSWDRMLSRNGNTSVYLQYANARIRSVLAKAGQDLTGARIVLGHPAERALALALARFPEAIGAATAGHLPHKLCTYLYETAVVFSRFYEQCPVLDAEGPGVRDSRLLLAELTSKTLTLGLSLLGISTPARL; encoded by the coding sequence GTGTTGTTCGGCGATGTAAGCGAGGAATTGGCGCGACGCGTGGTGGATGCCCTTCGTCACGTCACCGACGTCGAACCTCCGTCCGCACTGGTGCGGGTCTCCGCGCGGGACGGGATCGACTATCAGTGCGATCTCGCGATGAGCTTGGGCAAGAGACTCGGCAAGCCACCGAGGGAGATCGCCGCCGACATCGTGTCGCGGCTCGACGTCGCCGACCTCGCCGAACCACCCGAGGTCGCGGGGCCGGGCTTCCTGAACTTCACGCTGCGCTCGTCCTGGCTGGCGGAGCGGACGACCGCGCTCAACGGTGACCCACGGCTGGGCGTCGCGGTGACGCCGCGTCCAAGGCGGATCGCCATCGACTACAGCAGTCCGAACGTGGCGAAGGAAATGCACGCCGGACACCTCCGGTCGACCGTCATCGGTGACGCGATCACGCGGCTGGCGCGGTTCGCCGGGCATGAGGTCATCCCGCACAACCACCTCGGCGACTGGGGTACGCCGTTCGGCATGCTGATCGAGCATCTGCTCGACGAGCGCCCCTCGGGTCCTTACACGATCGGGGATCTCAACGGCTTCTACCGGGCCGCCCGGTCGAAGTTCGAAAGCGACGACGACTTCGCGGCCCGGTCACGGAACCGGGTGGTGCTCCTTCAAAGCGGTGACGATGAGACTTTGTCGCTGTGGCGGCGCCTGGTCGGCGAGTCGACACGGCATTTCACTCAGGTCTACGAACTCCTCGGCATCGACCTGACCGGTCGGGACATCTACGGCGAGAGCTTCTACAACCCGTTTCTCGCCGCGGTCGTGGACGACTTGACCGCCGCCGGGCTGACCGAGATCAGCGATGGCGCGGTCTGCGTCTTTCCCGACGGTTTCCGCAACCGGGAAGGCGATCCGCTGCCGCTCATCGTGCGGAAGCGGGACGGTGGCTACGGCTACGCGGCCACCGATCTCGCGACCCTGCGCTACTGGACGGAACAACGTGGTGTCAGCGATCTGCTCTACATCGTCGGTACACCGCAAGCGCAGCACTTCGCGATGGTGTTCGCCGTGTGCCGAGCCGCCGGCTGGCTCCACGATGAACATCGGGCCGAACACGTCGGGTTCGGGTCGGTGCTCGGTGAGGACGGCCGTGCCATGAAGACCCGGGCGGGCGAGTCGGTCCTTCTTTCCGACCTGCTCGCCGAGGCGGTCTCCCACGCCGCCGACGTGATCGACGGCCGGGGCGACCTCTCCCCCGACGCGAGGGAAGAGGTCGCCAAGGCGATCGGGATCGGCGCGCTCAAGTACGCCGATCTTTCCGGCGATCGCGAGCGGGATTACTTCTTTTCCTGGGACCGGATGCTCTCCAGGAACGGGAACACCTCGGTCTACCTGCAGTACGCCAACGCGCGGATTCGTTCCGTGCTGGCGAAGGCCGGTCAGGACCTCACCGGCGCGCGGATCGTGCTCGGCCATCCCGCGGAACGGGCGCTGGCACTCGCGCTGGCCCGCTTCCCCGAGGCGATCGGTGCGGCGACCGCCGGGCATCTCCCCCACAAGCTGTGCACCTACCTGTACGAAACCGCGGTCGTGTTCTCGCGGTTCTACGAACAGTGCCCGGTGCTGGACGCGGAAGGTCCGGGCGTCCGCGACTCGCGTCTGCTGCTGGCCGAGCTCACTTCGAAGACGCTGACACTGGGTTTGTCCCTGCTCGGCATCTCGACCCCTGCCCGGCTATGA
- the nadD gene encoding nicotinate-nucleotide adenylyltransferase yields the protein MGGTFDPIHHGHLVAASEVQARFALDEVIFVPTGQPWQKSDRVVTRAEDRYLMTVIATASNPVFSVSRVDIDRVGQTYTVDTLRDLRAEYPDDQLFFITGADALEQILTWRNADELFDLAHFIGVTRPGYRLNSQHLPSGKVSLVEVTAMAISSTACRERVEGGEPVWYLVPDGVVRYIAKKDLYRKDRGS from the coding sequence ATGGGCGGCACGTTCGACCCCATTCACCACGGGCACCTCGTCGCGGCCAGTGAGGTCCAGGCGCGGTTCGCGCTCGACGAAGTCATCTTCGTGCCCACCGGCCAGCCGTGGCAGAAGTCCGACAGGGTGGTCACCCGCGCCGAGGACCGCTACCTGATGACGGTGATCGCGACGGCGTCCAACCCCGTGTTCTCGGTCAGCCGCGTCGACATCGACCGCGTCGGGCAGACCTACACCGTCGACACCCTGCGCGACCTGCGTGCCGAATACCCGGACGACCAGCTGTTCTTCATCACCGGCGCGGACGCGCTCGAACAGATCCTCACCTGGCGCAACGCCGACGAGCTGTTCGACCTGGCGCATTTCATCGGCGTCACCAGGCCCGGCTACCGCCTCAATTCGCAGCATCTGCCGAGCGGGAAGGTGAGCCTGGTCGAGGTGACCGCGATGGCGATCTCGTCCACCGCGTGCCGCGAGCGCGTCGAAGGCGGGGAGCCCGTCTGGTACCTCGTTCCCGACGGTGTGGTGCGCTACATCGCCAAAAAGGACCTCTATCGCAAAGACCGGGGTTCCTGA
- a CDS encoding SigE family RNA polymerase sigma factor, whose translation MGQARDADFSEYFAARVQRFRRLAFGMCGDWHGAEDLVQATFVQLYRRWRRVRPDTVDAYARRILLNLFLSRKRKHGRELVTSTPPDRAAPSGYDSHDRIDLERVLSGLTPRQRAMVVLRFLEDLSVAEVASLLGVAEGTVKSQTARGIEALRAVLPSPTSKE comes from the coding sequence GTGGGACAAGCGAGAGACGCCGACTTCAGCGAGTACTTCGCGGCCCGCGTGCAGCGGTTCCGGCGGCTGGCGTTCGGCATGTGCGGCGACTGGCACGGCGCCGAGGACCTGGTGCAGGCCACGTTCGTCCAGTTGTACCGGCGATGGCGGCGGGTGCGGCCGGACACCGTCGACGCCTACGCGCGCCGGATCCTGCTCAACCTCTTCCTCAGCCGGAAGCGAAAACACGGCCGGGAACTGGTGACCTCGACGCCTCCGGACCGGGCCGCCCCCTCGGGCTACGACAGCCACGATCGGATCGATCTCGAGCGGGTGCTCAGCGGCCTGACGCCGCGCCAGCGCGCGATGGTCGTTCTCCGCTTCCTCGAGGACCTCTCGGTCGCCGAAGTGGCTTCGCTGCTCGGAGTCGCCGAAGGCACGGTAAAGAGCCAGACCGCCCGTGGGATCGAAGCACTGCGCGCCGTCCTGCCCTCCCCGACGAGCAAGGAGTAG
- a CDS encoding MFS transporter: MADSTTERLGHRLPVKKLFAASVGNALEWFDWTIYATFSIYFASEFFPKGNEALALINTFATYALAFFFRPLGGMLLGRFADVRGRKPAMILTIVLMAGGSVAIGLLPTFDQVGWLAPILLLLARVAQGLSLGGEVSNASAYLGEIAPPARRGRYSAFFYISTGSAVLLASILGFVLARTMSKADLTAYGWRIPFLLGGVLGIVGLWLRRSLAETEIFEEKKSTARRVERPLRTTLREHPRAVVQLVGFSMLSTLCYYTFFSALTSFAVKTRKADDVDVFLALSIATALFVALQYPMGALSDRFGRKPQLLVWAAATAILIVPLSTLVRPGLPGLLVVFCVGLCLYTAMTSIAPAIMSELFPTELRGLGIGAWYNLTVALFGGTAPLVLTALSDAGLSTLFFWYVAAGAVIAFFVIRTLPETKGSDLR, translated from the coding sequence ATGGCGGACTCAACGACGGAGCGGCTGGGGCATCGGCTCCCGGTGAAGAAGTTGTTCGCCGCCAGTGTCGGCAACGCGCTGGAATGGTTCGACTGGACCATCTACGCGACCTTCAGCATCTACTTCGCCAGTGAGTTCTTCCCGAAGGGCAACGAAGCCCTGGCGTTGATCAACACCTTCGCCACCTACGCGTTGGCGTTCTTCTTCCGCCCGCTCGGCGGGATGTTGCTCGGCCGGTTCGCCGACGTCAGGGGCCGGAAGCCGGCGATGATCCTGACCATCGTGCTGATGGCGGGCGGCTCGGTGGCCATCGGTCTCCTGCCGACGTTCGACCAGGTCGGCTGGCTGGCCCCGATCCTGTTGCTGCTGGCCAGAGTGGCGCAAGGACTGTCGCTCGGCGGTGAGGTCTCCAACGCTTCGGCCTACCTCGGTGAGATCGCGCCGCCCGCCCGCCGCGGCCGGTACTCCGCCTTCTTCTACATCTCGACCGGTTCCGCCGTCCTGCTCGCCTCGATCCTCGGATTCGTGCTCGCGCGGACGATGTCCAAGGCGGACCTGACCGCGTACGGCTGGCGGATCCCGTTCCTGCTCGGCGGTGTCCTCGGCATCGTCGGCCTGTGGCTCAGGCGCAGCCTCGCCGAAACCGAGATCTTCGAGGAGAAGAAGTCGACCGCACGCCGGGTCGAGCGTCCGCTGCGCACCACCCTCCGCGAGCACCCGCGGGCAGTCGTGCAGCTCGTGGGCTTCTCGATGCTGTCGACACTTTGCTATTACACGTTCTTCAGCGCCCTGACCTCCTTCGCGGTCAAGACCCGCAAGGCCGACGACGTCGACGTGTTCCTCGCGTTGTCGATCGCGACGGCGTTGTTCGTCGCGCTTCAATACCCGATGGGCGCCTTGTCGGATCGCTTCGGCCGCAAGCCACAGCTGCTCGTCTGGGCGGCGGCGACCGCGATCCTCATCGTCCCGCTGTCCACTTTGGTCAGGCCGGGGCTGCCGGGCCTGCTGGTCGTGTTCTGCGTGGGGCTCTGCCTGTACACGGCGATGACGTCGATCGCGCCCGCGATCATGAGCGAGCTGTTCCCCACCGAACTGCGCGGTCTTGGCATCGGCGCCTGGTACAACCTGACCGTCGCGTTGTTCGGCGGGACCGCTCCCCTGGTGCTCACCGCACTGTCCGACGCGGGGTTGTCCACGCTGTTCTTCTGGTACGTGGCCGCCGGAGCGGTGATCGCGTTCTTCGTCATCCGCACCTTGCCGGAGACCAAGGGCAGCGACCTGCGCTGA